The region AGAAATTTTGGCCCAAATGGTCTTGAAAGGGAAGAAAGAACAAATAGAAAACAAGTGTTCTTTGATTATCAGGAATTCATTATAACTAAAAAACCTGCTCATTGGAGCAGGTTTTTTATTACTGATTTATTCAATTTTTAAAGAGTGTGTTTTGGATTAAAACCGTCTTCGCTGAGTTCTTGGTGCACATAATCAGCGACCATCTCCGCTTCATAATCGATTTTTTCTCCTTTTGAGAATTTATGGATTATTTTTTCCATGATTTCATAGATCACAGGAACTACAATCAAGGTTAAGAATAACGAACTAATCAATCCTCCAATAATTACCCAAGCCAAACCGTTTTTCCATTCTGCTCCCGCTCCAGAAGCTAATGCAATTGGAAGCATACCAAATACCATCGCTATTGTTGTCATCAAAATAGGACGCAAACGGGCATGATTTGCTTGGATTAAGGCAGTACGGATAGATTCGCCTGCGGCTCTTCGCTGGTTCGTGTAATCGACAAGCATGATCGCATTTTTACAAACCAGACCAATTAACATGATGATACCTAAAATCGTAAAGATGTTCAATGAGTTATTGGTCAAAGCCAAGGCTAATAATACTCCAATAAACGATAGCGGAATAGCAAATAATACTACAAACGGGTGAACAAAACTGTCATAAAGACCAACCATTACAAGGTAAACCAAAATAATGGCGGCTAACAATGCAATTCCTAAAGTACCAAAACCTTCACTTTGGTTCTCTTGATCACCTCCCCAAATGTAGTTTACGCCTACCGGTTTCTCTAGTTTGTCAAGTTTTTCCTGCCATTGACCAACAATTGTTCCAGCTGGAACTCCCACGTTTTGACCTTGTACCGTTACCGAGGCAGTTTTGTCTCTACGTTCTAATTTACTTGGGCCAGAACCTTCGGTGATTTTAGCAAACTGATTTAGTTTGATTTGCTGACCGGCACTATTAATGAAAATTAAATTACTAACATCAGTAATGTTTTTTCTGTCAAAAGCATTGTATTTAATGTTGATGTCATATTCATATTCACCGGCTCTAAATTTCCCATCGGTATTACCGCTATAAGCTGTTTGCATGGTTAAACCAACAGTTTGCAAGCTTAATCCTAAAGCAGCCATTTTATCACGGTCAACTTGTACGTTTATCTCCGGATTACCGTCTTCTACTGTTAGTTTGATTTCAGTTGTACCCGGAATTTTGCGTAATTCAGCTTCAGCTAATTTTGCAAATTTCATTGCACTATCAACATTTGGCCCCGTTACAATCAATCCTAAAGTAGCATCTTCGGCAGTTCCTAGAAGACCTACAGGAACGGTTTTCACTTTGGCACCAACTAAAACTTTTTCCAGTTTGCGTTTTGTTTTTGCAGCATATACAGAAGCATCATCAGTACGATCTTTTTGATCAATCATTTTAACGTTGATCTCTGCTTTGTAAGCTGTTGCTTGCGATGCTCCAAGACCTTCACTGGTTTGACCTACTGTTGTAATTTGACTAAAAACATATTCTTCATTTTTCAAGAAAGCTTCCGCTTTTTGAGTCATAAAGTTGGTTTGATCTAAGGAAGCGTCTTTTGGCATTTCGATTTGAACTAAGAATTCACCACTATCCGATGCAGCGAAAAACTCCCCACCAATATAACCACCACCAAGTAGTGAAAAAATGGATCCAAAGAAAAGAACCAATACCACTAGAATCGTTTTTATATAATGATCCAGACACCAGTTTAGCAAGTTAGAAACCCAGTTAGTAAAACGTGTTAAATAGCTTTCGAAGCCAAGGATAATTCTTCCAAAAGCATTTTTACCTTCAATATGTTCTAATTTTCCAAAACGGGAAGACAACCATGGAATGATAGTAAATGAAGCTAATAAAGAGAATAAAGTGGAAATAATTACTGTAACACAAAATTGGGTAATGATGTTTGAAACTAAACCAGAACTCATTGCAATTGGTAAAAATACAACCACAATTACTAAGGTAATCGAAGTTACGGTGGCGCCAATTTCGGCAGTTCCATCATAAGAAGCTCGAATTCGGCTCTTACCCATTTCCATGTGCCTGTAAATATTCTCAATTACCACAATGGCATCATCAACCAGAATACCTACCACCAGCGATAGTCCTAATAAACTCATTAAGTTAAGGGTATAGCCCAACAAGTAAATCCCGATAAATGTTGCGATTAATGAAGCTGGGATGGCTACCATTACAATCAAAGAGTTTCGGATACTGTGTAAGAAAAACAGCATTACAAAGGCAACTAAAAGAACGGCAATCAATAAATCATGTACAACAGAGTCAGCTGCTTCTAGGGTGAAAACTGTACTGTCTTTTGCAACGCTTAATTTTAAGTCTACCTGTTTGTAGTCACTTTCTAGTGTTTTAATAGTATTTAATAATTGCTCACTAACGGCAACCGCATTCGCATCAGATTGTTTTACAATTTGAAGAATAATGGCACTTTTTTGGTTAATACGAGCAATTTTTTCGGCAATTTTTTGAGTATCCTGAACATCAGCAATATCTGCTAAACGAACTTGAATTCCGTTTTGAGAGGAAACTACTAAATTTCTTAACTCATTTACATTTTTATATTTCCCCGCTAAACGAATTAATATTTTTTGCTCACGAGTTTGAATATTTCCTGTTGGGAAATCTAAGTTTGACGATAAAATCACTTGTTGTACCTGTGGAACTGATAGTCCATAACCTTGCATTTTTACCGCATCAAGGTTTACCTGAATTTCACGTTCCTGGCCTCCAATAATGTTCACTTGAGCAACTCCATTTACACGAGATAAAATAGGGGCGATTTTTTTGTCGATTAAGTCATAAAATTCGGCCTCGTCCATTTTTCCATTGGCACCAATGGTCATAATAGGTAAATCACTCAGGGAAAATTTTGTCAGCGAAGGCGGATCGGCATCATCTGGCAAGTCACTTAAAACGGCATTAATTTTACGTTGGGCATCATTCATAGAGATGTCAACATTGGCATTCGAAGTCAATGTAATCGATACTATCGAAAGGCTTTCGTAAGACTTAGAGTCTATTTTTTTTATATTTTCTAAGGATGCAATGGCATCTTCAATCTTCTTGGTTACGGTGTTTTCTATTTCACTCGGAGAAGCTCCTGGGTAAACAGTTGAAACCGTAATCACGTTTGTTTCAAATTTTGGAATCAGTTCGTAACCTAGCTGGCTGTAACTGAATAATCCACCAAGAGTCAGAATTGTAAACAATACAATTACCAGCGACGGACGTTTTATGGATATTTCGGCTAATTTCATATTTCTCTTTTGTTGATTCTTAAAATCAATTATTTAATGATTTCTACAGTGTTTCCGTCTTGTAGGTTAATTTGACCTGTAATAACTACGATTTCACCATCAGCTAATCCATTGATAATTTCGACTTGATCTCCTAGGATTCTTCCTGCAGTAACCTTTTTCAATTTTGCAATACCGTTTTCTACTACAAAAACTTCGTTGCTACTTACACTGCCTACAAAAGCATTTCTAGGCACTACCGTTAGCATTTGTTTTTGTTGTTGAGAAGCAAATTGGGCCGTTCCGTACATTCCTGCTTTTAGGTCGTTAGATGAATTGTTTGTGATTTCAATTTCTACTGGAAAGTTCAGGCTGCTATCCGCTTTTGCAGCAATAAATGTAATTTTTCCAGAAAAGCTTTTGTCAGGATAAACGCTGGCAGAGATGTTGACTGTATTTCCAAGTTTTAAGCTGGCTACTTGGCTTTCGTTTACAGTAACTTTCAATTTTAATTTGGAAACATTTACAATATCAAACAAGGCAGTTGCTGGCATTCCGGTTAAAATAGAACCCGGTTCAACATATTTTTTATTGATAAATCCTTTGATAGGGGCTTTTATTTTAGTGTCTCCAACATTAATATTGGCTTGTTTCAAATTAGCATCAGCATTTGTTAAAGCTAATTTTGCCTGATCTAATTGTTGTTTTGTAATACCTCCTGTTTTGAAGGCATTCTCGTATCTGCTATAATCCGCTTTGGCATTTTGATATGCTGCTTGTGCTGCTTGAGCGTTTACGTTGATCACGTCACTTCTAACAATTAATAGCGTTTGTCCAACATTTACATAATCCCCTTCTTTTACCAGAACGCTGGTTACTTTTCCTGATTTTTCAGCAGAGAAAGTCAATTCCTGTGTAGGTTCAAAATTACCATTGGCGTTAAAATCTAGAGAAACTTCTGCTGTTTTTACAGTGGCTGTTTTTACAGATACTGCTGCATTTTTTTCAGCAACAATAGCCGTTTTCTCTTCGTTTTCTTTTTTGTTTTTAGTTAATATGAATCCAATTAAGGCCAAAGATCCAGCAATGGCTACAATCGTTATAATAGTTTTTTTCATTTTGATAGTTATTTAATAAGTGTTTTTAATTCTCCTTTTGATTTGATTAATTGGATTTCTGCCAGTTTGTAATCTAATATAGCAGAGGTGTAATTGTTTTGTGCTTCTGTTAAAGAATTTTCAGCATCTAATAAATCAGTTAAAGTCGCCAATCCTTGAACGTAATTGTTTCGGGTGTTTTCTAAAACTTCTTGGGCAAGTTTTGCATTTTCCTTTTGGTTTTCAATAGTGATCAAGCTATTGTCAATTTGAGTTTTTGCATTGGCGAAAGCCAAATCAAGACCTAATTTTGTATCGTTGATGTCTTCTTTAATCGATCTTAATTCAACATCGGCTTTTCTGATTTTGGAACGAGTATCAAATCCGGAAAAAATAGGCACTCTTAAATTCAATCCTATCGAGGAAAAATCGGACCAGTAAACACCGTCTGCTGGTTTTGCTCCTAAGGGCATTTTAGGACCTTGTCCTATATAGTTGTATCCTGCAGAAAGGGATAAAGTAGGGTAGTATCCTGCTATAACTGACTTTTTTTGATATTCTAGTAATTCTTCCTGTTTTTTCAATAGTAAGAATTCGGTTCTGTTTGCGGTGTTTGGAACTTCAGTCAATGCCATAGGTGTTACTTCAAAGGCGGCTTTTGGAATTTCGATTGCGTTTTCTATGGGCATTCCCATGTAAAATTTCAAAGTATTTTCCTGAATTTGAACGCCGTTGAGAACTTGTTGGCGTTGGGTTTTTATGTTCGAAATTTTAACGATGATTCGGTCTAAATCAATTTTTTTGGCAAGTCCATTGTCAAATTGCCCTTGAATAATGTTCTTTACTTTGACTGTGTTTTGATACATATTGTCTAAAACGCCCAAGTTTTGTCTTTGAACATAGATTTGGTAGTAGCTGTTTGCGACTCTCTCAATAACCTGCTCTTCGGTCAATTGTGCGTTGATTTGGTAAAATTCTCTTGTTGATTTTGCCGCTTTTAAACCTGTAAAAACAGATTGGTCAAAAAGGTTTTGAGTAAGAGAAACGCCGGCAACTGAATTCCATTTTTGTCCAAAAGCAGCTTGAATGGTTGTTCCCGGTTGTCCAAATCCTGCGCCATCAATAACTGTGGTTTGTATTATGGGATTATAGGTTAACCCTCCATTTGCTGAAATTTGTGGCAAGGCTCTGGAACGAACTTCTTGTATTTGGTATTCGCTATTTTCTACTTTTAATTTTGCTTTTTGAGCATCGGCTTTATTCTCTAAAGCATAGTTAATCGCTTCTTTTAGTGTTAGCGATTTTACGCCTTGTGCATTTGCTGTCAAGGCAAATGTGAAGATGGTTATTAAAATTAGTTTATTCATTATAAGTAAGGTTTAGTAAATTTTTTTCTAGTTCAGTGATTCCTTTTGGTGTTGCCATAGCTCTTGTATGGTATTCAAGAGCTTGTAGTTCTTTATTTTGTGCTTCTTTTTCAGAAATTGTATTTTCGTTAACTGTGAAAATTAGTGTGTAATAGAATTGCACATAAGTGTCAATGTCTAAATCTTCACGGTAGAGTTGTTGCTTAATCCCTTTTTCAATATTTTGTCTGAACCAAGATTGGCATACATCTATTTCCCGCTCGATTATCGTATGGTACATTTTAGGATAATATTTTTTTAATTGGTATAAAGGAGAAGAGTCTGTAGACTTGAACATCTCTTTAAACATTTTTTTAATTTCAAAATTTTCCTGAATGGCATTGTGATTTTTGGCTGCAATGGTATCTACTATCCGATGCAATTCCTGATGAACCATTGTTGTGCATTCTTCTATTAAAACCTCTTTATTGCAGAAATATTTGTAAATTGTTTTTTTTGAGATGCACATTTCTCCTGCAATATCATCCATAGTAATGCTTTTAAAACCAAGTTTTAAAAACAATTCGCTGGCTTTTGATACTATTTTCTCTTTCATTGTATTAAATGGATTTTATTTAAGCGCTGAATTCTAAATTAGCAACGAGTTTAATATCTTGCCCCAAGGCTAATCCGCCAGAGTGGTTGTGCGGATTTAAAGTTAGGCCAAAATCTTTGCGATTGATGTTTCCGGTGATTTCAAAAGTGGCTTTGGTGCTCCCGTTATAAGTTTCAATTCCCAGTAATTCTGCATCAAGTTCTACTACTTTGGTAATATTTTTTACCGTCAAATTTCCTTTGATAAAATTGATGTTTTTGTTTACTTTTTGGAACGATGTCGATTTAAAACTGATAATTGGATGTGCCTTGGTGTCAAAAAGGTCATTTAATTTTAAATGAGAATCCACCTGTTCTAGTTTAGTGTCTTTGTTGTTGATGTCTAGATCAAATGTGATGCTGGCATTTTCCAGTTCATTATTTTTAATATCTAAGAAACCGTCAAACTTGTTTTTGGTTCCGGCTAAATAAGCTATTATGGAATGCCTAATTTTAATCAGAGCATCTGATTGATTTGAATCAATAGTCCATTTTGTTGTCATAATTAAAAGGAGATAGCTGTTGAGTTTCAGTTTAAAAACGAAACGGGAATCTTTAGTGTTAAAATTTCGTTTGCAAATGTAGTATGGAAACTTTGGAAACAAAAATAGTTTCCAAAGTATTTGCGTTTTTTTAACATTTCATTTAACAAGCAAGTTTGTAATCAAAGGTGAATGCTGTAAATTAGCCGAAAAATATTTTATGCACGCCATCAGTCAGTATCGAGATTTTTTCTTAAGTTATTTAACGAATCAATCCATCCATAAAGAACCTAAAAATTTATACGAGCCTATTGAATACATAATAGGTTTAGGAGGAAAGCGTATGAGGCCTTTATTGACCTTGATGGCTTCGGAGGTTTTTAATGCAGATTATAAAAAAGCACTTCCGGCTGCTATGGCGGTAGAAGTTTTTCATAATTTCTCATTAGTTCATGATGATATTATGGATGATGCGCCCTTAAGACGAGGACACGAAACGGTTCATGAAAAATGGGATCTCAATACGGGGATTTTGTCTGGCGATGCGATGCTTATTTTGGCTTATCAATATTTTGAACAATATGAAGCTGGTATTTTTAGGGACTTGGCAAAATTGTTTAGTAAGACAGCTCTCGAAGTTTGCGAAGGACAACAATGGGATGTCGATTTTGAAGCCCGAAAAGATGTTACTGTTCCGGAATACCTGAAAATGATTGAATATAAAACAGCCGTTCTGGTTGCTGCAGCGATGAAAATGGGCGCGATTGTAGCCGAAACTTCTGAAGCCAATGCAAATTTAATTTATGAATTTGGATTGAATTTGGGCTTGGCTTTTCAATTACAGGACGATTTTTTAGATGCCTTTGGTGATCCGGAAACCTTTGGGAAACAAGTGGGCGGTGATATTATCGTAAATAAAAAAACCTATTTGTATCTAAAAGCATTAGAGTTTTCAGCAAAAGAAGAAGGGCAGCAATTAATAGATTTGTTTTCTGTTCAACTAGAGGATAATTTGGATAAAATAAATGCTGTAAAGGGAA is a window of Flavobacterium acetivorans DNA encoding:
- a CDS encoding efflux RND transporter periplasmic adaptor subunit, with protein sequence MKKTIITIVAIAGSLALIGFILTKNKKENEEKTAIVAEKNAAVSVKTATVKTAEVSLDFNANGNFEPTQELTFSAEKSGKVTSVLVKEGDYVNVGQTLLIVRSDVINVNAQAAQAAYQNAKADYSRYENAFKTGGITKQQLDQAKLALTNADANLKQANINVGDTKIKAPIKGFINKKYVEPGSILTGMPATALFDIVNVSKLKLKVTVNESQVASLKLGNTVNISASVYPDKSFSGKITFIAAKADSSLNFPVEIEITNNSSNDLKAGMYGTAQFASQQQKQMLTVVPRNAFVGSVSSNEVFVVENGIAKLKKVTAGRILGDQVEIINGLADGEIVVITGQINLQDGNTVEIIK
- a CDS encoding TetR/AcrR family transcriptional regulator, producing MKEKIVSKASELFLKLGFKSITMDDIAGEMCISKKTIYKYFCNKEVLIEECTTMVHQELHRIVDTIAAKNHNAIQENFEIKKMFKEMFKSTDSSPLYQLKKYYPKMYHTIIEREIDVCQSWFRQNIEKGIKQQLYREDLDIDTYVQFYYTLIFTVNENTISEKEAQNKELQALEYHTRAMATPKGITELEKNLLNLTYNE
- a CDS encoding TolC family protein, with amino-acid sequence MNKLILITIFTFALTANAQGVKSLTLKEAINYALENKADAQKAKLKVENSEYQIQEVRSRALPQISANGGLTYNPIIQTTVIDGAGFGQPGTTIQAAFGQKWNSVAGVSLTQNLFDQSVFTGLKAAKSTREFYQINAQLTEEQVIERVANSYYQIYVQRQNLGVLDNMYQNTVKVKNIIQGQFDNGLAKKIDLDRIIVKISNIKTQRQQVLNGVQIQENTLKFYMGMPIENAIEIPKAAFEVTPMALTEVPNTANRTEFLLLKKQEELLEYQKKSVIAGYYPTLSLSAGYNYIGQGPKMPLGAKPADGVYWSDFSSIGLNLRVPIFSGFDTRSKIRKADVELRSIKEDINDTKLGLDLAFANAKTQIDNSLITIENQKENAKLAQEVLENTRNNYVQGLATLTDLLDAENSLTEAQNNYTSAILDYKLAEIQLIKSKGELKTLIK
- a CDS encoding YceI family protein produces the protein MTTKWTIDSNQSDALIKIRHSIIAYLAGTKNKFDGFLDIKNNELENASITFDLDINNKDTKLEQVDSHLKLNDLFDTKAHPIISFKSTSFQKVNKNINFIKGNLTVKNITKVVELDAELLGIETYNGSTKATFEITGNINRKDFGLTLNPHNHSGGLALGQDIKLVANLEFSA
- a CDS encoding efflux RND transporter permease subunit; protein product: MKLAEISIKRPSLVIVLFTILTLGGLFSYSQLGYELIPKFETNVITVSTVYPGASPSEIENTVTKKIEDAIASLENIKKIDSKSYESLSIVSITLTSNANVDISMNDAQRKINAVLSDLPDDADPPSLTKFSLSDLPIMTIGANGKMDEAEFYDLIDKKIAPILSRVNGVAQVNIIGGQEREIQVNLDAVKMQGYGLSVPQVQQVILSSNLDFPTGNIQTREQKILIRLAGKYKNVNELRNLVVSSQNGIQVRLADIADVQDTQKIAEKIARINQKSAIILQIVKQSDANAVAVSEQLLNTIKTLESDYKQVDLKLSVAKDSTVFTLEAADSVVHDLLIAVLLVAFVMLFFLHSIRNSLIVMVAIPASLIATFIGIYLLGYTLNLMSLLGLSLVVGILVDDAIVVIENIYRHMEMGKSRIRASYDGTAEIGATVTSITLVIVVVFLPIAMSSGLVSNIITQFCVTVIISTLFSLLASFTIIPWLSSRFGKLEHIEGKNAFGRIILGFESYLTRFTNWVSNLLNWCLDHYIKTILVVLVLFFGSIFSLLGGGYIGGEFFAASDSGEFLVQIEMPKDASLDQTNFMTQKAEAFLKNEEYVFSQITTVGQTSEGLGASQATAYKAEINVKMIDQKDRTDDASVYAAKTKRKLEKVLVGAKVKTVPVGLLGTAEDATLGLIVTGPNVDSAMKFAKLAEAELRKIPGTTEIKLTVEDGNPEINVQVDRDKMAALGLSLQTVGLTMQTAYSGNTDGKFRAGEYEYDINIKYNAFDRKNITDVSNLIFINSAGQQIKLNQFAKITEGSGPSKLERRDKTASVTVQGQNVGVPAGTIVGQWQEKLDKLEKPVGVNYIWGGDQENQSEGFGTLGIALLAAIILVYLVMVGLYDSFVHPFVVLFAIPLSFIGVLLALALTNNSLNIFTILGIIMLIGLVCKNAIMLVDYTNQRRAAGESIRTALIQANHARLRPILMTTIAMVFGMLPIALASGAGAEWKNGLAWVIIGGLISSLFLTLIVVPVIYEIMEKIIHKFSKGEKIDYEAEMVADYVHQELSEDGFNPKHTL
- a CDS encoding polyprenyl synthetase family protein yields the protein MHAISQYRDFFLSYLTNQSIHKEPKNLYEPIEYIIGLGGKRMRPLLTLMASEVFNADYKKALPAAMAVEVFHNFSLVHDDIMDDAPLRRGHETVHEKWDLNTGILSGDAMLILAYQYFEQYEAGIFRDLAKLFSKTALEVCEGQQWDVDFEARKDVTVPEYLKMIEYKTAVLVAAAMKMGAIVAETSEANANLIYEFGLNLGLAFQLQDDFLDAFGDPETFGKQVGGDIIVNKKTYLYLKALEFSAKEEGQQLIDLFSVQLEDNLDKINAVKGIFDRSGASKATQQAIQQYTFKAFDTLEKMDIEEEKKAILRAFGEDLMRRKV